The following are encoded together in the Malaya genurostris strain Urasoe2022 chromosome 3, Malgen_1.1, whole genome shotgun sequence genome:
- the LOC131436380 gene encoding COP9 signalosome complex subunit 9: MKPTIVADEMFPEGPGPFMDLEEAGGSTGLLMDLAANEKDVHADFYNDFDDLFDEEDENLV; this comes from the exons ATGAAGCCTACTATCGTTGCAGACGAGATGTTCCCGGAGGGACCGGGTCCTTTCATGGATTTGGAAGAG GCTGGTGGATCTACGGGATTATTGATGGATTTGGCGGCCAACGAAAAGGATGTTCATGCAGATTTTTATAACG ATTTCGATGATCTGTTTGATGAAGAGGATGAAAATTTAGTTTGA